TGTCATAAAACGAAGCATACCAATTCTCGAATACTCTGAACAAGAAGAAAGCAAAGCCCAGCAGCACAATTGTATAGGCGTAAGGTGCTAACCAGGTGGCATTTTCATCGGGTTGTAATAGTAGCATCATTCAGATTTGGGATGGGAATATAGCAATAATTTAATGGTCGGTAACTATCTCACTGACTATAAACGCTTTAAAACCCTGTTTTAGTACGCCGGTAAAAACTATTTAATCTCTCGAAAGGATGCTTAAAATATACCAGAACAATAACATCAACGAAGCAAATAAGCCTAATGAAGCAGCCACATACTGGTCTTCGCTGTATTTATGCACCATATTGGAGGTTTGGTACAAAATAGCGCCGGAAGCCAGAATGATCATCCCCACACTAAACCACAATCCCAGATTGAAGCCAAACAATACTCCTGCAACGATTAATCCCAAAGCAATAAAGAAGCCAATCGCAAGCATGGATTTTAGGAACGAAAAATCCTTTTTGGTAAGCAAAACTATCGCCGAAAGTCCCGAAAATAAGGACAATGTCATGATAGCAGCCTGATTTAAAATCTCCATTCCGCCGTCGGCCGCGATGGACATTGCAATAAATATCAAGGGAATAAAAATAAACGCTTCGGCAATTACAAAGAGCAGCAGCGCGAGGTATTGTTTGTTGATATCGTGGCTGTTCAACGCCATTTTTTCGGCGTAATT
This genomic stretch from Ulvibacter sp. MAR_2010_11 harbors:
- a CDS encoding Bax inhibitor-1 family protein, which codes for MEQIQPQQHISVAGLTDEKRVAFYRKTYTHLALAVLLFILVEMIFFQIPALLQFALSLTQGWLWLVMLGGFMLVTNYAEKMALNSHDINKQYLALLLFVIAEAFIFIPLIFIAMSIAADGGMEILNQAAIMTLSLFSGLSAIVLLTKKDFSFLKSMLAIGFFIALGLIVAGVLFGFNLGLWFSVGMIILASGAILYQTSNMVHKYSEDQYVAASLGLFASLMLLFWYILSILSRD